Within the Emys orbicularis isolate rEmyOrb1 chromosome 5, rEmyOrb1.hap1, whole genome shotgun sequence genome, the region accagcgcCTGCAagaccatagaaaagtagccctttcggttgatatACTCCCTcgcaagatggtctggggccaaaattgggatatgagttccatctattgcccctccacagttaggaaaTCCCATTGCCTCAAAGCCATcaattatttcctgcacattaccaagagtcacagtccttcgtagcaggaggcgattaatggccctacacacttgcattaccacagcccccacagtggactttccaactccaaactgctttgcgactgaccggtagcagtctggagttgccagcttccacacagcaatcgcCACTCGCTTTTCAAcagtgagggcagctctcattctggtatcCTTGCGCCGCAGTGCTGGGgcgagctccgcacacagttccaggaaggtggatttgcgcatccgaaagttctgcagccactgctcatcatcccagacatgcatcacgatgcgatcccaccactcagtgcttgtttcccgagcccagtaCCGACGGTCCACCGCGTGCAGCTGTTCCgtgaatgccagcagcaatcttgaattatttgtttccatggcagccagcagggcaggcaccacCGAGTCATTCTCTGTTTCGCAGCTCATGAAATAATGCAGGACCAGCCGTGTTGTGTTCATAACGTTCATCACCACAATGGTCAGCAACTCAGGATCCATGCTGTTAGACAGAGATGGCGGGTGCACAGTTTACAAGGGCTGTTGAAAAACGGCACTAAACGAAtttggaagcccatggaatgatgggatggaaataAATGCATCATGGGATGGCGAACATGCCCCCCCATGATGCATCACAATCCATTCCCAGAGCTCCCAGAGGCAGAGGGTGACAGAGGGTGGCGAGTtgtacagtgggatagctacccacaatgcaactcTCTCTCTGTCGATGCAAGAGCAACGACTGGGACACGCTTTGCTGATACAAGGAGTGTTGTGTGGACGTGCACAACCGATGTAATTAAAGCGGCTTATGATCGTCAacgtaacttaagtcgacttaattctgtagtgtagacaagcctttatcCTGATGGCCACCATGTGGAAATCTTAAAGGACAGGCAATAGGTaaagggaaaatatatatatatgcctaagttttcaaaagtgactagtcattatgggtgcccaacttgagacaccccTGGGAAATGGAATCTGATTTTTCCAGAGGTGCCATCCTGTGAAAGTGAAAGCCCCCAACATTGTCTAAGGTGGCAGAGGCAACATGTAgggggggcatgtggggtcaagtgcccccccagattggcctggtggggagggagaggggctctgtccttctctccctgcgcCTCCCCCTGGCACGTTTGGCCGCTCTCCCTGTCAGCCAGGTGGGGAGTGAGACAGAGCTGCTCCTGTCTGAGAGAGCTTGGCTGGGAGGCAGCGGTGGCTCACTCCAGGCCCGGGctcagctgccggggagaggggccaAGCACATTAAGGGAGGAGGGACCCGtacaatactccaactgaggcctcaccagtgccgagtagagcttAACAATTGCcacccatgtcttacatacaacatgcCTGGTaataagcctctgactgccacatGCTGGGATGGACAATAGggaaattattgagtgatccatcccctgttctgttcattccctctggggcacctggcattggccactgtgggaagacagaatactgggctagatggaccattggtctgacccagtatggccattttatgcaatacaccccagaatgacatttgcttttCCCACAACAGCATCCCATTGGCGACTCCAttaattaataaaatcactagtCCCTTTTGTAAATTAGGCCAGAATCTGCAAGATCAAAGACCTTTGGCCAGTCCAACCACAGCACACGCCCACTGTGTTCCTCACTGATTTTCAATGGAACCTGACATAAATCTGAACACAACCACCTCAATGTGGGCTCTGTATTAACATCTACAGATTAGAATGGTTGTATTGCAGCAGATCAGTTTGTTTGCAGAGACCCTCCAATGCTAAGCCAGGAAGAGACATCTGCAAATACCAACCTTCCAAAAGTAATTCTTCAGTGGGGTGTGTGCAGCACAATAACAAAGAGGAAAATCCCTCGCTGCACGGAATATTTTGAGGAGGGCCTTATTGGATGGGAGAGCCAGGAGGCTGCCACCTATCCTCTGCCCAAAACTGAAGGACATGCTGCATTTGATTTAGGTGAGGAAAGAATCGATTTACAGGATTACCAGTACAAGTTACACTgattctaaggctatgtctatactacataCGTTAGAACAGCACAGCAGTGCCACCGTAAagtctcccgtgtagccgctctCCTGctagcaaaataaaaccacccccaatgaggggCGGTAGCTTTGTCGGTGGGAGTGTGTCTCCCACTGGTGCTTTTCGtgggtaaaacttttgtcggtcagcagggtgtttttttcacacccatgacagacaaaagttttaccaaccaaagtgcagtgtagacataactgaATTAaatagagagaaggtgggtgaggtgatatcttttaattggaccaacttcttttggtgagagagacgagcttttgagctacagagctctcctgcaggtctgggaaaggtactcagtgtgtCCACCTAAATACAAGGTTGAACAGTTTAGCacatgggtgggcaaactacagccctggGGCCACAttcggcccttcagacattttaatccgtccctcgagctcctgccggagAGCGGGGTCTGAGGTTTGCCCTGCTCCGCGTGTGCcatggctccacacagctcccggaagcagtggcatgtcccccctctggctcctacacgtaggggcaaccaaggggctccgcacgcagcccctgctccaagcgccgcccccgcagctcccattggccggcaaccacagccaatgggagctgcaggggcagcacctgcagacggggtagccggaggagggacatgccactgcttccgggagctgcttgaggtaagcggagCCTGCACAGCTGACCCTCTccagcgccccaaccccctgccccagccctgatctcttcccgccctctgaaccccttggtcccaccctcctgcaccccagagcctgcacccccagccggagacctcacacccacaccccaaccccctaccccagcccacagccccttcccgcaccctgaactcctcatttctggccccaccccagagcccgcacccccagccggagccctcaccccctcttacaccccaacccccaatgtcgtgagcattcatggcccaccatacaatttccacactcagatgtggccctccgggccaaaaagtttcccacccctggtttagcacaagtagttaacacatattctaaggaaCCACTTAAGACGAAGTGGCCCATTaccacccctgtagtcataggacactAACACCTTTTTGTCCTACACAACACTGCATCTAACTAAACAAACATAGGTAGCTCTTTTTACCAGCATGGCATCTAATAGCCTCCTCATGTGATTATAGGAACTTATTGTTCCAACCAACCTCAAGAGCTAGAAGCAAAAGCTATTGCTATAACCACACCACCTCTGGGAAAGTGAGTTAAAGTAAACACGGTACTGTACTCACAACAAACAATGCTCAATGCTGAGCGCTCCCAAAACAGTGATGTCTGCCAATTGGCGGAGCATGAACAAATAAACTTTTCCTTCATTGTTCTTCACGGGACTGCAGTGGTAACTAATGTACTTCTTCTACTGACACTGCCCCAATAATTACAGAATTTACCAAACGGTCCCTTCACTAAGCCCCTAGTCCAATGTTTTTTCTCCTAACGGAAATAATTCTTGTCCTAGAGACCCTCATTTTGCTACAACTCGACGTTTGAGCTAAATCAGGACAGGCAGCAAAAAAGTGCAAGGCTTACAAGAACAGTTCCACGTGTGACAGAATGCACGGCACCTTCACTTCTGATGTACAAGCAAAGTATCCTCAGCACGTGGGACAATTCAAACAAAAATCTTCCTAATCCCTATTTTGTAGCCCTCATGAGGACAGTGTCCTTTTTAACATCTAGtatataaaggggaaaaaagaatgtgACTACATCCCAGAAGCATGGTGCCACTACACGGACACGTATTTATGGGGCTAACAGGGCTGAAAGGGGAAACTGGTactgaaaataaagtttaaatcACTGGACTACGGAAATAAAAATCCAGTCAACTTCTTAAAATTCTGGGATGTGAGTCTTTGGCAATGTGAAGAAGTGGAGGGTGAGTGAATGGGTCAGATGATCGCCTTGGGACCACCTTTGCCCTGGCCTGCAGGAGATCCAGGTACAACACCCAATTCCAATTTCTTTTGCTCTCCACACCAGGAGGGTTCTCAGTCTCTGGAGGATGGGCCAGGTGAGACGGAGGAACTGCTTCACATTTTTTCCACTGACAACCCTGCCAGCTGATCAGGTAGGAGCACTGACACACTTTTAAGTGAAGTCTCATTGAGTCCTCAGAGAGCTTCTGACACCTACATAATCACAAGCCTCAGCATCAACAGAATAGCTAAGGGGGCTCCCCGAGGTGTCTGCCTGGGAGACCAACCTGGGGACGGCTCATTTACTTGTTGCTCTTGGCCTAAGACCTGCAGTAATGTTCCAGTGGAGGTCTCTCTGAGTTAGCTCTGTCATTTTCAAAGGCAGACATATGCCTTTGGCCCCAAGGAGCACCCAATCTAAATTCAACACAAGTGAGGATCATAAGCAGGCACAAGGGGAGGGTCAAGATGACAACAGCAGCATCATTTCAGTTACATGGGCACATCTTGAAAATATCGGCATCATTGATTTATGTCTCATCTCATTTCTTGGAGACAGCATACAGCACATGATGCCTGGACATGATCCTGCAATGTACCAAATGCTTCTTAAAGGAcactgagcaccctcaattcctGTTCTTTAATAAAAGCGGAGGATGCTCAGAACTCCTCCACAGCACTTAGCACCCTCCAGGATGATGCCCTTATCTACTAGTCTGAGAGCATGTCTCCACTAGTGAGCCTACAGTCCCCACTCTTACACCATGTAAAGGCTGGATtactggggcggaggggggggggaatcaacatACAATAACACAAGGCATTCTGGCCACAGCACTTATTCCCACTAGTGTGAGATTGCCAAAGGGAATCAGTTTCCCTGGGGGTGTTTTACTGTCTAGTCATACTCAGACACCCAGCATTCAAGAGATTGGGTGCaagatttaggcctggtctacactacagttttaggtcgacataaggcagctacACTACAATGGTGCTCCAGCCAACGTAAGTCGCCCACTAcatcgacttaataactccacctccacgagaggcgtagtgcttaggtcgatgcagttaggatgacacagtgtctgtgtagacact harbors:
- the LOC135879026 gene encoding uncharacterized protein LOC135879026, which translates into the protein MDPELLTIVVMNVMNTTRLVLHYFMSCETENDSVVPALLAAMETNNSRLLLAFTEQLHAVDRRYWARETSTEWWDRIVMHVWDDEQWLQNFRMRKSTFLELCAELAPALRRKDTRMRAALTVEKRVAIAVWKLATPDCYRSVAKQFGVGKSTVGAVVMQVCRAINRLLLRRTVTLGNVQEIIDGFEAMGFPNCGGAIDGTHIPILAPDHLAREYINRKGYFSMVLQALVDHRGRFTDINAGRSGKVHDAHIFQNTGLYRKLHSGTFFPDQKIPMGDVEMPIVILGDPAYPLLPWLMKPYTGKLDSSKERFNNRLSRCRMTVERAFGRLKGRWRCLFGRLDLDEENIPMVIAACCILHNICEVKGEKFPQEWSAEVERLAADFEQPDTRAIRGAQCVAIRIREALKEHFDHDSQ